The DNA segment CAGCAGCTCTCGACTCATCTGCTCTGGGATCACTTTGTCTTCCTGTCCAAACACGTGCAGGGAGGGAAGGGTGATCTCCAGGCCCTCATAGAAGTGCTGATGCTGGGCACAGGCGCTGCGGAACCCTGCTACCAGGACAGCGAAGCGGAAGCTAAAAGCAGGCTCTAGTTTTTGCTCCTGCAGGGCACATACCATGGCCACCAGGGCAGCACCCTGACTAAAGCCCAGAATGCCATCAAAGGGGCCCAGCTCCTTCACTGCCACTCGCACAGCCTCCAGACTCTCGTCCAGGCCCAGACTGCTCTCACAATCCTGTCTCGCATCGAAACTGTGTGCCTGTACATCAGAGAACCACCAGCCCCTCTGATCTTCATCACCTGCACTGGAGGAATTCTCCTGGTCTTGGGAGTCTGGTGGAGACAAAGTGTGCAAGCGGGTCACAGTCACATGTAAAACAACAGCAAAAgattgatttatatatatttgatattgatttatggatctgatattattactagACCAAATTCCATAGCGGATATAATAGTTTTCATTTTAAGGACTACATTAGaggtctgtatttatttttatatatatttttttatgattttgattttttttacggGTAAAAAGAGTTGGGACATTGCTGGTGTGATTTTAGGTTAAAGCGGGTCACTACAGAGCAAAAAGGGTAATGGATGCAAGTTGTCAGCTACTGTATTATAGACGGTCTATCTTCTTAAAACACtgattattaaaggagaaatttaatgtgaaatggacttgggagtgtagtgaaacataataatgaaTAAACTTTTGCCCTCAGCATTCAGAAATACAGCACTTTAGCCCAaattagctccacacttcatgggcagaattctttttttttttaaataattttatttctaatttttctcattttctccccaatttacacggccaattacccaacccactcattaggactcccccctatcactagtgatgccccaacacaccaggaggttgaagactaacacatgcttcctctgatacatgtgaagtcagccaccgcttcttttccagctgctgctgatgctgtagcattgccgagtagcatcacagcgctaacgctcggaggaaagcacagcgaatcggttctgatacatcagctcacagacgccctgtgctgcagacatcaccctaggagtgatgtggggagagagagcgccatctactgtacccacccggagggagcagggtcaattgtgctccctctaaacgccggcagcttgatggtaaagctgcatgagcgggggttcaaacctgcgacctcctgctcatagtgtcagtgctttagaccgctggaccacttcatgggtagaattctgagggtcttGAACGAGGCACTGAcagctttgaaagtgcacagatagtttattaaaaacactgtttatacacactcGAGGTAATTCTCCATGAACTGCCATCTTGACATTTAGATCTTGTTCTCagagccttgtttttttttttcattttagggaCCTCAGAgctctaccaatgaagtgtggagctactttaagcttattaatggtgtaaaaatagtgattgcccctatcgctagcattgtaagccttttgggagcatcggctaaaagcgctgtatttcaaaatgctggGGGTGAAAAAAGTTTGTAATTGTTATCATGTGTCACTCCCCCTACCCCATTTCACAGCGGATTTCACATCTGTGTAAATTTCGCCCTTAATCAAAATATAGATTCATCACTGTAGTTGTGGTTTCTTGCTCTAATGACGTTACACAACAAACTATGACCAAACTATGTATTACATCATAATTAACAAAAATACAGCACCAACAGGACCGCTCTTTACTCCGTTCCTCTTCCCAGCAGCGTGCTGCTCTCTTAGGGACCAGGGCACAATTACGACCACAGCAAAATCTAACGATTACTTCGAATGataattgagtttaatgcatttacttgatattttatttattataaaataaattaactaattaaaagataagtcaagtaaaacaacaagtgctaataaacacctctgggaactccttccttcaagactgctggaaaaccatttcaggtggccacctcttgaagctcattgagagaatgacgccatgagtgtgcaaagcagtaatcagagcaaaggggggctattttgaagaaactagaatataaaacatgttttcagttatttcacctttttttgttaagtacataaaactccacatgagttccttcatagttttgattcttctgtgagaatctacaatgtaaatagtcatgaaaataaagaaaaagaggcctttactatatatatatatatatatatatatatatatatatatatatatatataagatggcAGTTCATGGAGAATTACCtcgagtgtgtatatatatatgctcaaCCGCATGTTTAACTGGTTTGGTCCTGTAGGAAAATGCATGCGATTTATATGTTAACAATAATCCacctgcagagctttaaacgcGTGGATGAGCTGTAACTtttggatcagcacaaaaatcacagtgtgatttgttacatttaaCTTAGTTCTAGTCACGCCACAGACCACTTTCTTCAGCCGAAACCTACAGCGCGTCAGGAAAGCGGTGAGAATTCTCGCCGGCCCAAATTCGGGCATCGGTCAGTCGGACTCaagttcaggcagacaatctaaacactagtatgcagaactattttattattgttattaaatgttccattcttttaaatagcaggatactttgacttttatttcccatcactttcctcgggccgggtcgggctccaggaattagtctgtgatgtagtcatctgttttttaatactatttttattttatttaaagctatggcatgataatcaccatatagctaagtaaccaagtattattgttaagaAAACCAgcgaaataacaaaaactgaaagtttaAGTTCTCCTTAActaaaattaataaattttaaaatctaaaattaacggtgattaaaagaaaaaactaaaatttttcaaagagtAAATGAAAACGTACTCAAATGTGGTTTATCATGATATacatcgttatcgtgatataaaaaattccatatcgtgatatatgacttttcccatatcgcccagcgcTTGGAATATGTATTGGTAAGCTGAATTTAGAGTATTACGTCCATTGATAACTGAGTTTCATGCATTTGTTCGACTATTAAGTTTGTATAAAATATAACTTTAAAAATAGGTATTGATATATATGTGATTGTAATATGTTAGACATATGCTTGTAAAGCATACTGTTGGTTTTGCCATCATGAAATCACATTTGAGAAAGttaaatagaatataatagatTCGTTTTGTAGTGTGGTGGTAATTGTGCCACAGTCCCTAAGAGAACAGCCCGCTGCTGGGAGGAGGAGCGGAGTAGGAGAGGTTTTGTTGGTGCTGTATTTTAGTCAAATATGATGTAATACAGACAGTATTCAGTAAAAACTGTGGAAGTAGTTTGTTGTGTAACATCATTAGAGCAAGAAACCACAATTACAGTGATTTATAGAATTTATATTTTGATTAAGAGCTAGTATTGTGCGAATTCCGAATCTCTTACGaatgtcaaacataaaactaactTTACACAGCGGTTTCACACAGACCTGCAGAGACACCGGCTGTGTTGGGTAGCTACTGGTGTATCTGTACGTACT comes from the Astyanax mexicanus isolate ESR-SI-001 chromosome 20, AstMex3_surface, whole genome shotgun sequence genome and includes:
- the ovca2 gene encoding esterase OVCA2; the protein is MAPLRVLCIHGYRQSGSSFREKTGALRKLLKKHTELFYISAPHTVSSNTNSQDQENSSSAGDEDQRGWWFSDVQAHSFDARQDCESSLGLDESLEAVRVAVKELGPFDGILGFSQGAALVAMVCALQEQKLEPAFSFRFAVLVAGFRSACAQHQHFYEGLEITLPSLHVFGQEDKVIPEQMSRELLPTFPGAHILVHPGGHFIPAASAHRQTYQKFLQMFQ